The genomic interval CTCCTTCCAGTCATATAGTCCCATTTCCTGTGTAAAAAAATTTACCTTTTCCATGAACTGATCCGCAACAACGAAAGATGATTGCTCCAATTCCTTGCTCATCATAGCTACACACCCTTATAACAGAATTTAATTTATATTCAAACTCTACTATCCATTATACACATTGGTCAATTCGCGTAACTATATGACTTATTTTGTCGAATGCGTCATTCTCATTTACTTTCCATAAAGATTTGTGTCGAATAATGGGTTTTCGCGTCGTATTTAGGTAAAAAAAGGAAGTAATTGTTACGGTTGATATAAGTATGAATTTTTTGTGAAAATTTCCAAAAAATTTAATTATATATTTAAACAAAGTATTGCTTTTTATGTAGTGATATGATAATAATCCTTTTCATCCAGTATGTTTCTAGGTACGTTTGATGAACTCGCACGCTTGTTTTGTTTGAATGCTTGTCATTCATACAAAAAGCAGACATCCTTAAACAGATGCCTGCTTATAAATTAATATGGACATTTAAAGTTCTCAGGTAGACAGTCTTTACGAGCCAGCCATGATGTGAAACCCGGAATCAACGTGCAGCACTTCACCGGTTACCCCGCGTGCCAAATCACTCAGTAAGAAAAGTGTCGCATCCCCTACCTGATCGTGATCGACTTGGCGGCGAAGTGGTGCTTTTTCCTCGATAACCGACATTTTTTCATTAAAGCCGGAAACACCTTTTGCTGATAGGGTGCGAATGGGGCCTGCTGATACGGCGTTAACACGGACGCCATCTTTGCCGACGTCTTCAGCCAGATAGCGCACACTGGCTTCCAATGCGGCTTTAGCAACGCCCATCACGTTATAATTAGGAACAACCCGTTCCGAACCGAGGTACGTCTGCGTAACAATGCCTCCGCCCTCAGTCATCAGTTTCCTTGCTTCATGTGTCACGGCAACGAGCGAGTACGCACTAATATTCTGCGCCGTCAAGTACCCATCACGGGACGTAGCGGCATATTCGCCCTGCAGCTCGTCCGTATTGGCAAATGCGACAGAATGGACGAGCCCATGAATCGTACCCACTTGTTCGCCAATTTCCTGGAATGCCTGTTTGATACTGTCATCATCCTCTACATCACAGGCAACCACCATTTTCGGCTTGATCTCATTTTTAGCGAGTAGTTTTTCCAGCTTTTGTTTGGACCGTTCCTGCCGATACGTTAAAATCAAATTTGCTCCGGCATTATGGAGTGATTTAGCAATCCCCCACGCGATGCTGCGATTGTTCGCAACCCCCATCACAACTATTGTTTTATCCTGCAATATTGTATTCATATATGTACCTCCGATTTAAGGATTATATATATAATGTAGCACAATGAAGACCAGGTGTTAAATGGAGAAAGGTAAATAGGCTGGGAAAAATAGTCGTGAAACGCGCCGTTCACCGTTCACCGATTTGTTCTAATAGATTCTTTTTTTCTTTCGGAAGTGACTCGGTGAGACGATTAAATTGTGTTTGATAATCCTATTCCTAGCGCTTAAGGGGGATTAAATCCGGAGAGCCGACAGCCTTTTTATCCAGTTTCCGTTTGTCACACACAACGGATATATCGACTGCACAATACTTTCCATTCTTTATTCATTTTTTGGCGTCCTACACATTGGGCAATTCTGGTATGTCGGAAAAGATATCATTCATTGAAAACGACACACATTTGATATAGTTGGACTCGATGGGATGATCCATTTTATCTTTGCGATCGCGTTTGATGGACGTTGGGGACAAAATTTCAATAACAAGATCCGGACTTCCTTCGACACCTTTGTTTGTAATTAGATGAAGCTTGTCCTTATGGATCATGATTAGGTCAGGTTGACGGACCTCTTTATCAGATAATATGACATCGATAGGTGCGGGTATCGTAACAAATTCATTTTTACAACTTCGAACTAATAATGAGATGGAACGCAAAAATGGACTGGTTAAGCATTAAGCAGCTTCGAGAGGAAAAGAGATTAAATGCTCCTGATGAATAGCTGCTTAATAACCAATCTAAAAGGAAAAATCACGAAATAACATATGGCCTGAAATACTTTTCCAATACCTCGCTCCATTTGTTAAAGGCTGGCAACAACGCGGACTGCAGCACTTCCTGAACGTGAGTGTATGCTTTTGCCTCGTAGGATTCCACAGCTTTGTTCAGCGCATTTCTAACATCCTCTGTTAATGACGCTACATCATCATTAACGAATATTTCCGGTAATTGGAGGACCGACTGTTCCATTGACGAAAAAGCCTGTACAATATCGCTAAACAACGTAATCGATGCTTCTCCTTTTCCCTGCTTCAGCAATGTTTGTGTATGTGCTAACGCTTCCTGGACCGTTTCCATTAGTCCGGAAGTTTCTCTCATAACAACGATATACTTTTCCATAAATCACCCTCACTTTTGATGCATGAATAGAATTAGGTTCTTTCATCATACTGCTATGTCGCTTAGAATAGCTTAGC from Lentibacillus cibarius carries:
- the fabI gene encoding enoyl-ACP reductase FabI, producing MNTILQDKTIVVMGVANNRSIAWGIAKSLHNAGANLILTYRQERSKQKLEKLLAKNEIKPKMVVACDVEDDDSIKQAFQEIGEQVGTIHGLVHSVAFANTDELQGEYAATSRDGYLTAQNISAYSLVAVTHEARKLMTEGGGIVTQTYLGSERVVPNYNVMGVAKAALEASVRYLAEDVGKDGVRVNAVSAGPIRTLSAKGVSGFNEKMSVIEEKAPLRRQVDHDQVGDATLFLLSDLARGVTGEVLHVDSGFHIMAGS
- a CDS encoding Uma2 family endonuclease, which gives rise to MRSISLLVRSCKNEFVTIPAPIDVILSDKEVRQPDLIMIHKDKLHLITNKGVEGSPDLVIEILSPTSIKRDRKDKMDHPIESNYIKCVSFSMNDIFSDIPELPNV